ACTACGACTTCGACATGGAGGTCGAGGGCGACTCCATGAGCGAGGTCTCGCGGTTCATCAGCGAGAAGGTCGCGCCCGTCCCCGAGATCACGCAGACGGTGACCCACTACGTCATGGAGTCCTACAAGGAGCGGGGCATCGTCTTCGGTGACGGCGACGACGACGACCGCCTCTCGGTCTCCCCGTAACCATGCAGGTGTCAGACCGCGTCGAGAGCGTGCCGCCGTCGGGCATCCGGCGCTTTTTCGAACTCGCCGAGGAGATGGACGACCTCATCTCGCTGGGCGTGGGCGAACCGGACTTTTCGGCCCCCTGGAGCGCCCGCGACGCCGCCATCGCATCGCTCGAACGGGGCGAGACCTCCTACACCGCCAACCGCGGGAAGCGGGAACTCCGGGAGGCCATCGCCCGCCACCAGACCCGGTCGTACGGGCTGGAGTACGACCCCGACGACGAGATTCTCGTCACCACGGGGGCTAGCGAGGGGATCGACCTGGCCTTCCGTGCGCTGGTCGACCCCGGCGACACCGTGGCGGTCGCCCAGCCGAGTTACGTCTCCTACGTGCCCGGCGTCAAGTTCGCGGGCGGCGAGCCGCTGCCGGTGCCGACCCGTGCCGAGGACGAGTTCAAACTGACCCGCGAGGTGCTCGAAGACGCCGGCGCGCAGGAGGCCGACGCACTGGTCTACTGTTACCCGAACAACCCGACCGGCGCGACGATGACCGGCGACGAACTCCGGGAAGTCGCCGCCTTCTGTCGCGAGCACGACCTGATCGTGCTGGCCGACGAGATCTACGCGGCGCTGACCTACGAACACGACCACACCTCTATCGCGACGCTCCCGGGCATGCGCGAGCGGACGGTCGTGTTCAACGGGTTCTCGAAGGCCTACGCCATGACGGGCCTGCGACTGGGCTACGCGATGGGGCCGGCCGAAGCGATCTCGGCCATGAACCGCGTCCACCAGTATACGATGCTGTCGGCTCCGACGACCGCCCAGCACGCGGCGCTCGATGCCCTGGAGAACTGCGACGACGACGTGGCCGATATGCGAAAACAGTACGACCGTCGCCGGAACTTCGTCCTCTCGCGCTTTTCGGAGATGGGCATCGACTGCTTCGAGGCCGCAGGTGCGTTCTACGCCTTCCCGGAGTGTCCGACCGACGACAGTCAGGCCTTCGCCGAGAACCTGATCCAGGAGCAGAAAGTGGCCGTCGTTCCCGGCGACGTGTTCGGCGCGGGCGGGGCCGGCCACCTCCGCGTGTCGTACGCGACCGGACTCGACGAGCTCAAAACGGCCCTGAATCGCATCGAAGAGTTCATAGACTGACAGGTTATCGGCGGATTCGCGGGCCCGGCGCGGGATCGGAAATCGTCTGTCAGGAACACGGAATAAACGCCTAGATTGTACGATAGGTCCGTTAGAGGGCGTCTGCACCGTTCGTAATTCCGGCTTACGGCTGGTAATGTCGACATAAACTTTTTTCCCTCCTAACAGCAGAGTGATGATCAATGGCAACCGATGACAAAGAGGGGGGCGACACCGAACCCGTCGACGCCGAGGAGGGCGCCGACGCGGAGGAGGTGCTCGCTCGGGTCGAGCGTGCCACAGTCGGAGAGTACACGTGGGAGGACTTCCGACGCGAGTTCCACACCGGTGGCCCGTTCGACCGCACGGAGTTTCTCGGGTTCGATCCCCGGAAGACGGAGGACAAACTGATCCAGGGTGCGAGCGCCGCGAAGGGCCTGAACGCACCCTTCGGGCAGTTCATGGATCCGTCGAAGGCACCCGTCGTCAAGGACCACTACAAGTGGGAGCATTACAAACAGGAGTACTACTACACCGACGGACAGCCGCCGACGGACTCGGAAGGCGAGCAAAAGGAGTTCGACCCGGCCGACGCGCTCGGGTTCGACCCCGACGAGATAGAGGGCGTGTTGAGTTTCGGTGAGGGGCTGGCCTCGGAACTGGACGAGGTCGTCGAGGAGCGAACCGTCGACGTCAACGAGGACCTCGACGAGGACATGTTCTTCTCGACGGTCGACGGAAAAACGACCGTCGTCAACCGGTACGACTTGGAGAAGTCCGTCCCGGAGTCGAAGAAGTCCCACTTCGAGGAACTCGAACGCTACTGGGTGAACAAACCCTACGCCTGCGTCGTCATCTTCCACTCGAAGAAAGAAAACGAGAAGAAGTACTACGTCATCGAACCACATCTCAATCCCATCGAGGCTGAGTTACAGGACTTCCTCGCGGGCAAACTCCGGACTGCGATCAAGTACTCCGAGGACGACGTGGTCGTCGAGGGCAGTGAGGAGGACCGAGCGGAGGTCATCCAGCGCGAGGCCCAGCGGTTGCTCGACCGGTACGACCTGTTGCGCGACGACGCCACGGTCGAGTCGGATCTGGGCACGATGGACAAGTTCAAGCAGATGATGGGGATGGACGTCGAGTTACCCGCCACGGCATCCGGTGATCTCTCCGGCATCTCGGCCCGACCGGAACCGGCCATCCTCGAAGAGGACCCCGACACACTCAGCGAGTATCAGGTCGAGAAGTTGCTGTACGTCCTCAAGCGCAACTTCATCGGGTACGCACGCATCGACCCCGTCAAACACGACATCAACGTGGAGGACATCTCCTGTGACGGGTACAACAGCCGGGTGTTCGTCTACCACACCGACTACGAACAGATCATCTCCAACGTCGAACACGGAGAAAGCGAACTCGACGACTTCGTGGTCAAACTCGCCCAGCGCTCCGGCAAGGGTATCTCCAAACGCCAGCCACAGGTCGACGCGACCCTCCCGGACGGCTCGCGTGCCCAGCTCACCCTCGGCCGGGAGGTCTCGGACCACGGGACCAACTACACCATCCGTCAGTTCAAGGACGTCCCGTTCACCCCGATCGACCTGATCAACTGGAACACCTTCTCGCTGGACGAGATGGCCTTCCTCTGGCTCTGCATCGAGAACAACAAATCGCTCATCTTCGCGGGCGGTACGGCGTCGGGGAAGACCACCAGCCTGAACGCGGTCTCCCTGTTCATCCCCTCCAGCGCCAAGATCGTCTCCATCGAGGACACCCGCGAGGTCGAGTTGCCCCAGCGCAACTGGGTCGCCAGCGTCACCCGGCCCTCCTTCGGTGAGGACGACACCGGTGACGTGGACGAGTTCGACCTGCTGGAGGCCGCACTGCGTCAGCGTCCCGACTACATCGTGATGGGTGAGATCCGTGGTGAGGAGGGTCGGACCCTCTTCCAGGTCATGTCGACGGGGCACACCACCTACACCACGTTCCACGCCGACTCGGTGGGCGAGGTCATCAAGCGGTTCACGACCGAACCGATCAACGTCTCGAAGACGCTGTTCACCGCGCTCGATCTGGTCTCGATCCAGACCCAGACCCGGACGGGCGGGCGCAAGGTCCGCCGGAACAAGACGCTGACCGAGATCAACGAGTACTCCGCGGAGAACGACGAGATCAACGTCAGGGACGTCTACCAGTGGCAGGCCGAGACGGACACGTTCATCCAGATGGGCCAGTCCAACACCCTGGAGGAGATCAAGTTCGACCGCGGGTGGAACCAGGAGCGACTCGACGAGGAGCTGTTCAAGCGGAAGGTCGTCCTGGCCTACCTCATCAACAACAACATCAACACCTACCAGCAGGTGGCCGCGACGATCCAGGCGTTCATCAACGACCCCGACACGATACTGACGCTGATCGCCCACGACAAACTGGAGAACAGCCTCGAGGACCTCCGGGAGATGGAGTCGGTCAAGATCAACATCGACCCCAAGAAAGAGGAGATGGTCCCCCGGCCCGACGCCGGCGAGGAGATCAGCGAGGAGACGAGCGATATCCTCGACAACGCCCAGCCGCTGTTCGACCGGTACAAGAGCATGGAGACCCCCGAGATCGTGAAAGCGCTATCGGGCATCGAGACCGACGAGGACATCGTCCCCGACGACGAGGAGGAAGAGGACGACGCCGAGATCGACTTCGGGCAGTTCGTGACCAAGGCCGGCGCGGAAGCAGAGGAAGGGGACTAGCATGAGCCTCGACACGCGAAGCGGCGGGACGGTCAGCTCCACGAGCACCCTCGGGGACACGTTCTACCCCCTCTACGAGTCCCTGTTCGACGACGAGGGCGACTTCGTCAACAGCGTCGAGAACAAACTGGCCCAGGCCCGGATGCCCCAGAACGTCGAGTTGTTCCTCTCGCGCGCGCTCGGCGTGGGCGCGCTCGCCGGGCTGACGCTGTGGATCGTCGGCTCGCTGCTGGGCTATCTCATCTTCGCCCTGTTCCTGCCCGATGCACCGGTGTTGCTCGGGCTCTCGGAGAGCCAGATCCCGGAGATCATGTTGCAGCTGAAGATTCCGTTTCTGGTCTTCGTCACCGGCATCGTCTTCGGGCTGATCGGGTTCGGCATCGGCTTCGGCTCGATGGTGTCGATTCCCTACTTCCGTGCGGGCGCTCGCAAACGCGAGATCAACGTTCTGCTGTCCGATTCGATCTCTTTCATGTACGCACTGTCGGTCGGGGGCCTCAACCAACTGGAGATTCTGCAGGCGATGGCCCGGGCCGACGACACCTACGGCGAGGTGTCCAAGGAGTTCCAGTCCATCGTGCTGGAGACCGAGTACTTCGACACGGACTACCGGACGGCGATCCGCAATCAGGCACTGCAGACGCCAAGCGACGAACTGGCGCAGTTCCTGACGGACATGCTCTCCATCGTCGACTCCGGGGGTGACATGACCGGATTCCTCGAGGACCAGAAGGAGAAACACATGCGGACGGCCAAACAGGAACAGGAGCAGGTCCTCGAAACCATGGAGCTGTTCGGGGAGATGTACATGACGCTCTCTCTGTTCCCCCTCCTTCTCATCATCATCCTCGTCATCATGTCGATGATGGGGAACTCCCAGCAGTTCCTCCTGCTGGGGACGGTATACGGGCTGATCCCGCTGACCGGGATCGGCTTCCTGGTGCTGGTCTCGACGGTCACTCAGGACGAGATCGGCGACGGCTATCTCCGGCCCGAAGGCGGCCGCGACGACGTGGTCGTCCGGCAGGGTCTGGACGTGCTGAACCTCGGTCTGGTCGAGAAGTACACCGGCAACTACGGGGTCTTCGAGAAGATCAAGGGCCGGGAACGCTCCCACGAGCTGACCGAGATTCTCCGGAAGCCACACATCTTCTTCCGGGACAATCCGACGGTCGTACTGGCGCTGACGGTGCCGTTCTCGATCATCGCGCTCGTGTTGAGCGTGCTGTACGGGTTCGCACCGCTGTCACCGGAGGGATTCGTCGACAACCCCGTCGGGTCGACGTTCTTCTGGTTCTACGTCCCGCTGTACATCAACTTCGTCCCGCTGATGATTTTCTACGAGTGGAACGTCCGCTCGCGGCGGGGCGTCGTGAGCCAGCTTTCGGAGAACCTGCGGAAACTCTCCAGTGCGAACGATACCGGGATGACCCTGCTGGAGTCGCTGAACGTCGTCTCCGAGACCTCCTCAGGGAAACTGGCCGACGAGTTCGAGACAATGTACGCGAAGGTCAACTACGGGACGAACCTGAAAGACGCGATGCGGGAGTTCAACAACAAGTACCACATCCCGCGGGTCGCCCGGACTGTCAAGCTCATCAGCAAGGCACAGGAGGCGTCGAGTCAGATCGAGGACGTGCTGACGACGGCGGCACAGGCTTCGGAGAACCAGGACGACATCGACCGCGACCGGAAGTCCCGGACCCGGATGCAGGTGGTCATCATCATCATGACCTACCTGACGCTACTCGGCGTGATGGCGCTGCTGAAGACGCAGTTCCTCGACGTGATGTCCGGCCTGACCAACCAGGTCAGTGGCGGGAGCAGCAGTTCCGCGGCGGCCGGCGGCGGCCAGTTCGGGGGCGGCGTCGACACCGGCCTGCTGTCGGTGCTGTTCTTCCACGCGGTGACGCTCCAGGCGGTGCTCTCGTCGTTCATCGCGGGGTACATCCGCGAGGTCGACCTGATCTCGGGGGTCAAGTTCGCCGTCATCCTGCCGACGATCGCACTGGTGACGTGGATGGCGGTGGGGTGAGACTGGATGGGGAACAAACGGGGACAGACGACGCAGGACTACCTGGTCGGTGTGAGCCTGTTGCTTCTCACCGTCCTGTTCGTCTTCGGGTACGTGCCGAGCGTCTTCGGCTCGACGGGGGCGGATCTGGGCGGCGTCGAACGCTCCCAGGCCGACCGCGCCGCGACGTACCTCGTCGAGACGTACAGCGTCGACGGCCGGGAACAGACGCTCAGATACGACGAGCCCGACGGAATCCACGAGAAACTGTCGACGGAAAATGGGTTCGAGCGATTCCGCAACCGCTCCGGGTTGAACACGCAGACGAAGACTCTCGCACCGCCGAACGTGAACGTCATGCTCATCAACAGTTCGGAGCTGAACGCGACGGGGACACCGACGCCCATCGTCGACGGCGGCGAGCGACACTCCTACGGATCGGAGCCGAACCTGGGGCAGGCGGTCGTGCAAGAGACCCGGGTCGTTCGGTTGTCCGGGAGCGGGTCGAACCACTGTAATCCGACCTGCTGGCTGCTAGTTCGAATTTGGTGATAGACATGAACGACGGAACCCGAGGGTCGAGGGGACAGGCGTACACCCTGGAGGGGGTTATCTCGGCCGTACTGGTCGTGACGGCGGTACTCGTCGGCCTGCAAGTGGTCGACGTCGGTCCCTGGACGAGCGATACGACCCAACAGTCAGACGACATGGAGCAGCGCGCGGAAGACATGCTCGATCTTGCAGCGGAGAACGGTACGCTCAGCCGTGTCGTGCGATGTACCTACGGATCGGCGGATACGTTCACGGGGAGCCAGATAGACAACGGCTCGACCACGTTCGAGCGGATGTTGAACCAGAC
This Halorientalis sp. IM1011 DNA region includes the following protein-coding sequences:
- a CDS encoding pyridoxal phosphate-dependent aminotransferase; translated protein: MQVSDRVESVPPSGIRRFFELAEEMDDLISLGVGEPDFSAPWSARDAAIASLERGETSYTANRGKRELREAIARHQTRSYGLEYDPDDEILVTTGASEGIDLAFRALVDPGDTVAVAQPSYVSYVPGVKFAGGEPLPVPTRAEDEFKLTREVLEDAGAQEADALVYCYPNNPTGATMTGDELREVAAFCREHDLIVLADEIYAALTYEHDHTSIATLPGMRERTVVFNGFSKAYAMTGLRLGYAMGPAEAISAMNRVHQYTMLSAPTTAQHAALDALENCDDDVADMRKQYDRRRNFVLSRFSEMGIDCFEAAGAFYAFPECPTDDSQAFAENLIQEQKVAVVPGDVFGAGGAGHLRVSYATGLDELKTALNRIEEFID
- a CDS encoding type II/IV secretion system ATPase subunit, whose amino-acid sequence is MATDDKEGGDTEPVDAEEGADAEEVLARVERATVGEYTWEDFRREFHTGGPFDRTEFLGFDPRKTEDKLIQGASAAKGLNAPFGQFMDPSKAPVVKDHYKWEHYKQEYYYTDGQPPTDSEGEQKEFDPADALGFDPDEIEGVLSFGEGLASELDEVVEERTVDVNEDLDEDMFFSTVDGKTTVVNRYDLEKSVPESKKSHFEELERYWVNKPYACVVIFHSKKENEKKYYVIEPHLNPIEAELQDFLAGKLRTAIKYSEDDVVVEGSEEDRAEVIQREAQRLLDRYDLLRDDATVESDLGTMDKFKQMMGMDVELPATASGDLSGISARPEPAILEEDPDTLSEYQVEKLLYVLKRNFIGYARIDPVKHDINVEDISCDGYNSRVFVYHTDYEQIISNVEHGESELDDFVVKLAQRSGKGISKRQPQVDATLPDGSRAQLTLGREVSDHGTNYTIRQFKDVPFTPIDLINWNTFSLDEMAFLWLCIENNKSLIFAGGTASGKTTSLNAVSLFIPSSAKIVSIEDTREVELPQRNWVASVTRPSFGEDDTGDVDEFDLLEAALRQRPDYIVMGEIRGEEGRTLFQVMSTGHTTYTTFHADSVGEVIKRFTTEPINVSKTLFTALDLVSIQTQTRTGGRKVRRNKTLTEINEYSAENDEINVRDVYQWQAETDTFIQMGQSNTLEEIKFDRGWNQERLDEELFKRKVVLAYLINNNINTYQQVAATIQAFINDPDTILTLIAHDKLENSLEDLREMESVKINIDPKKEEMVPRPDAGEEISEETSDILDNAQPLFDRYKSMETPEIVKALSGIETDEDIVPDDEEEEDDAEIDFGQFVTKAGAEAEEGD
- a CDS encoding type II secretion system F family protein, translated to MSLDTRSGGTVSSTSTLGDTFYPLYESLFDDEGDFVNSVENKLAQARMPQNVELFLSRALGVGALAGLTLWIVGSLLGYLIFALFLPDAPVLLGLSESQIPEIMLQLKIPFLVFVTGIVFGLIGFGIGFGSMVSIPYFRAGARKREINVLLSDSISFMYALSVGGLNQLEILQAMARADDTYGEVSKEFQSIVLETEYFDTDYRTAIRNQALQTPSDELAQFLTDMLSIVDSGGDMTGFLEDQKEKHMRTAKQEQEQVLETMELFGEMYMTLSLFPLLLIIILVIMSMMGNSQQFLLLGTVYGLIPLTGIGFLVLVSTVTQDEIGDGYLRPEGGRDDVVVRQGLDVLNLGLVEKYTGNYGVFEKIKGRERSHELTEILRKPHIFFRDNPTVVLALTVPFSIIALVLSVLYGFAPLSPEGFVDNPVGSTFFWFYVPLYINFVPLMIFYEWNVRSRRGVVSQLSENLRKLSSANDTGMTLLESLNVVSETSSGKLADEFETMYAKVNYGTNLKDAMREFNNKYHIPRVARTVKLISKAQEASSQIEDVLTTAAQASENQDDIDRDRKSRTRMQVVIIIMTYLTLLGVMALLKTQFLDVMSGLTNQVSGGSSSSAAAGGGQFGGGVDTGLLSVLFFHAVTLQAVLSSFIAGYIREVDLISGVKFAVILPTIALVTWMAVG